A genomic stretch from Amycolatopsis sp. 195334CR includes:
- a CDS encoding ABC transporter substrate-binding protein encodes MRRSFRAVALLLSAVLGGTLLTGCGTAPGRSPALVVWSLENLTDRVRATERITARFTEATGIPVELVAVDENQFSQLVMSSAAAGKMPDVIGALPLTATWQLAGNELLDTAASQEIVRALGPGTFSRRALELTSDDGGQLAVPSDGWAQILVYRKDLFAAAGLAPPDTYDRITEAARRLNQGDRAGISMATSANDAATGQAFEGLAVGNGCQLVGADGGIALDSGPCRRTFGFVGDVAGNYSPPGTQDIDSTRATYFAGRSAMIVWSSFLLDELGGLRDDALPACPECAADPGFLARNSGVVSAIGGPDATEPAQYGELTSWTVQVGAKREEAKKFVEFMMGEQAYPEWLAMAPEGKIPARRGTAAEPEKFAEAWERFPAGVDTKRPLAEIYPPETIAALRESPERFSRWGFEEGQGLLVGATAGEMPVPKAVDAMLGGSPPDEAAEEAADEIRSIQTSLE; translated from the coding sequence ATGCGACGGAGCTTCCGGGCGGTGGCGCTCCTGCTCAGCGCGGTGCTGGGCGGGACGCTGCTCACGGGGTGCGGGACGGCACCGGGGCGGAGTCCGGCGCTGGTGGTGTGGAGCCTGGAGAACCTGACCGACCGGGTCCGGGCGACCGAGCGGATCACCGCGCGGTTCACCGAGGCCACCGGCATCCCGGTCGAGCTGGTGGCGGTCGACGAGAACCAGTTCAGCCAGCTGGTGATGTCCTCGGCGGCGGCGGGCAAGATGCCGGACGTGATCGGCGCGCTGCCGCTGACCGCGACCTGGCAGCTGGCCGGCAACGAACTGCTCGACACCGCCGCCAGCCAGGAGATCGTGCGCGCGCTCGGCCCGGGCACCTTCTCCCGCCGCGCGCTCGAACTCACCAGCGACGACGGGGGCCAGCTCGCCGTGCCGTCGGACGGCTGGGCGCAGATCCTGGTCTACCGCAAGGACCTCTTCGCCGCCGCCGGGCTCGCCCCGCCGGACACCTACGACCGGATCACCGAAGCCGCGCGGCGGCTGAACCAGGGTGACCGGGCCGGGATCTCGATGGCGACCTCGGCCAACGACGCGGCCACCGGGCAGGCGTTCGAAGGCCTGGCCGTCGGCAACGGCTGTCAGCTCGTCGGCGCGGACGGTGGCATCGCGCTCGACAGCGGGCCGTGCCGCCGGACCTTCGGCTTCGTCGGCGACGTGGCCGGGAACTACTCACCGCCGGGCACCCAGGACATCGACAGCACGCGTGCCACCTACTTCGCCGGCCGGTCCGCGATGATCGTCTGGTCCTCGTTCCTGCTCGACGAACTCGGCGGCCTGCGTGACGACGCGCTGCCCGCGTGCCCGGAATGCGCCGCCGATCCGGGCTTCCTGGCGCGCAACAGCGGGGTGGTCAGCGCGATCGGCGGCCCGGACGCGACCGAGCCCGCGCAGTACGGCGAACTGACCTCGTGGACGGTCCAGGTGGGCGCGAAACGCGAGGAGGCCAAGAAGTTCGTCGAGTTCATGATGGGGGAGCAGGCCTACCCGGAGTGGCTGGCGATGGCGCCCGAGGGCAAGATCCCGGCGCGGCGCGGGACCGCGGCCGAGCCGGAGAAGTTCGCCGAGGCGTGGGAACGGTTCCCGGCCGGGGTGGACACCAAGCGCCCGCTCGCCGAGATCTACCCGCCGGAGACCATCGCCGCGCTGCGGGAGAGCCCGGAGCGCTTCTCCCGCTGGGGTTTCGAGGAGGGACAGGGCTTGCTGGTCGGGGCCACCGCCGGGGAGATGCCGGTACCGAAGGCGGTCGACGCGATGCTCGGCGGCAGTCCGCCGGACGAGGCCGCCGAGGAAGCCGCGGACGAGATCCGCTCGATCCAGACCTCGCTGGAGTGA
- a CDS encoding carbohydrate ABC transporter permease: MISPTLLVVLAVVVLPMVWTLVLAFQRIRLINVRETGLFERYTVQNFVTVFGSPGFWSSVATTLVYAIGGTLLSLVLGMAAALALRKPFRGRGFLRGAMLLPYVAPVVAVAFVWEVMLSPQYGVVNEWGARLFGWDRPIAFLTQREATVSVLGLDIDVPVALLTVIVFEGWRYFPFAFLFLLARLQAIPGELEEAARVDGATPSQRFRHIVLPQLAGVIALLAMLRFVMNFTKFDDVYLLTGGGAGTDVASVRVYDFITARFDVGAASAQALALAAVLLVFLAVYLMFFAPKPEDKA, translated from the coding sequence ATGATCTCGCCGACCCTGCTGGTGGTGCTGGCGGTGGTCGTGCTGCCGATGGTGTGGACGCTGGTGCTGGCGTTCCAGCGGATCCGGCTGATCAACGTCCGCGAGACCGGCCTGTTCGAGCGGTACACGGTGCAGAACTTCGTCACCGTGTTCGGTTCGCCCGGGTTCTGGAGTTCGGTGGCCACCACGCTGGTCTACGCGATCGGCGGCACGCTGCTGTCGCTGGTGCTCGGCATGGCCGCCGCGCTGGCACTGCGGAAACCGTTCCGCGGCCGGGGTTTCCTGCGCGGGGCGATGCTGCTGCCGTACGTGGCGCCGGTGGTCGCGGTGGCCTTCGTCTGGGAGGTGATGCTCAGCCCGCAGTACGGCGTGGTCAACGAGTGGGGCGCCCGGCTCTTCGGCTGGGACCGCCCGATCGCCTTCCTCACCCAGCGCGAGGCGACGGTTTCCGTGCTGGGCCTGGACATCGATGTCCCGGTCGCGCTGCTCACGGTGATCGTCTTCGAGGGCTGGCGGTACTTTCCGTTCGCCTTCCTGTTCCTGCTCGCGCGGTTGCAGGCGATCCCCGGTGAACTGGAGGAGGCGGCCAGGGTGGACGGCGCCACGCCGAGCCAGCGGTTCCGGCACATCGTGCTGCCGCAGCTGGCCGGGGTGATCGCGCTGCTGGCGATGCTGCGGTTCGTCATGAACTTCACCAAGTTCGACGACGTCTACCTGCTCACCGGTGGGGGCGCGGGCACCGACGTGGCCAGCGTGCGGGTCTACGACTTCATCACCGCGCGGTTCGACGTCGGTGCCGCCTCGGCGCAGGCGCTCGCGCTGGCCGCGGTGCTGCTGGTCTTCCTCGCGGTGTACCTGATGTTCTTCGCCCCGAAACCGGAGGACAAGGCGTGA
- a CDS encoding carbohydrate ABC transporter permease: MNRDVFETRLFRVLRWVVLAGLALATLFPFYYMVVLSIRPIEDLLRDPGALWVSVSQWTTSTYEEVLASEDSGGQGMLGLLVNSALVSLGTVVLTLLVSIPGSYAVSRLRFFGHRQIHFLFLAVYLFPAILLAVPLFVLFTKLGLRDSLVGLTVVYVAQTIPVSIYMLRNYLSTIPESVEEAAAIDGCTRGQVLRRVTVPLAAPAIMANALYVFMIAWNEFLFALLFLVADREKWTVSLGLAQLAGGIEVPKTVLMAGSVVLTIPIVLLFYAAERMLTEGLTSGADKG, encoded by the coding sequence GTGAACCGGGATGTCTTCGAGACCAGGCTGTTCCGCGTGCTGCGGTGGGTGGTGCTCGCCGGGCTGGCGCTGGCCACGCTGTTCCCCTTCTACTACATGGTCGTGCTCTCGATCCGCCCGATCGAGGACCTGCTGCGCGATCCCGGTGCGCTGTGGGTGAGCGTGTCGCAGTGGACCACCTCGACCTACGAGGAGGTGCTGGCCTCGGAGGACTCCGGCGGGCAGGGCATGCTCGGGCTGCTGGTGAACTCCGCGCTGGTCTCGCTCGGCACGGTGGTGCTGACCCTGCTGGTGTCGATCCCGGGTTCCTACGCGGTGAGCAGGCTGCGCTTCTTCGGGCACCGGCAGATCCACTTCCTGTTCCTGGCGGTGTACCTGTTCCCGGCGATCCTGCTGGCCGTGCCGTTGTTCGTGTTGTTCACCAAGCTCGGCCTGCGTGATTCGCTGGTGGGGCTGACCGTGGTGTACGTGGCGCAGACCATCCCGGTGTCGATCTACATGCTGCGCAACTACCTGAGCACCATCCCGGAGAGCGTCGAGGAGGCCGCCGCGATCGACGGCTGCACGCGGGGCCAGGTGCTGCGGCGGGTCACCGTGCCGCTGGCCGCTCCGGCGATCATGGCCAACGCACTGTACGTTTTCATGATCGCGTGGAACGAGTTCCTGTTCGCCCTGCTGTTCCTGGTGGCCGACCGGGAGAAGTGGACGGTCTCGCTCGGCCTGGCGCAGCTCGCCGGCGGCATCGAGGTGCCCAAGACCGTGCTGATGGCCGGGTCGGTGGTGCTGACCATCCCGATCGTACTGCTGTTCTACGCGGCGGAACGGATGCTGACCGAAGGGCTCACCAGCGGTGCTGACAAGGGATGA
- a CDS encoding ROK family protein: protein MLTRDDRSSAGHLLWLVRTGRATTRAELQEHTGLARSTVGQRLDALRAAGFLRTGGVAGSTGGRPPLKLEFNDRHGVVLAADLGATHARLGVFDLAGTSLAESLTPLRIADGPEPVLAWVEEELDALLARAGLDRPEVRGIGVGVPGPVEFESGTVREPPIMPGWDGFPVSRHLGRRFGVPVVVDNDANAMAFGEHMGRAPDCPSLVLVKVATGIGAGLVLGGRLYRGIDGGAGDLGHIRVDASSTARCMCGAQGCLAALASGAALAERLRAAGVPASSSREFVEQVAAGSPEAAALAREAGQLVGEVLSTVVCLVNPQVLVLAGDLAETQFVTGVREVLYQRALPRATRNLKVVTSDLGDRAGVLGLRAMVVESVYSPEAVDRALGS, encoded by the coding sequence GTGCTGACAAGGGATGACCGCTCGTCCGCGGGCCACCTGCTGTGGCTGGTGCGCACCGGGCGGGCGACCACGCGCGCCGAGCTGCAGGAGCACACCGGGCTCGCGCGGTCGACGGTGGGCCAGCGGCTCGACGCGCTGCGCGCGGCCGGATTCCTGCGCACCGGCGGGGTGGCCGGGTCGACCGGTGGGCGGCCGCCGCTGAAGCTGGAGTTCAACGACCGGCACGGCGTGGTGCTCGCCGCCGACCTGGGTGCCACGCACGCCCGGCTCGGCGTGTTCGACCTGGCCGGCACGTCGCTGGCCGAATCGCTGACGCCGCTGCGGATCGCCGACGGCCCGGAGCCGGTGCTGGCCTGGGTGGAGGAGGAACTGGACGCCCTGCTGGCACGAGCCGGGCTCGACCGGCCCGAAGTGCGGGGCATCGGGGTGGGCGTGCCGGGGCCGGTCGAGTTCGAGTCGGGCACCGTGCGGGAGCCGCCGATCATGCCCGGCTGGGACGGTTTCCCCGTCTCCCGGCACCTCGGCCGCCGCTTCGGCGTGCCGGTGGTGGTGGACAACGACGCGAACGCGATGGCGTTCGGCGAGCACATGGGCCGGGCGCCGGACTGCCCGTCGCTGGTGCTGGTGAAGGTGGCCACCGGGATCGGCGCCGGGCTGGTGCTCGGCGGCAGGCTGTACCGCGGCATCGACGGCGGGGCGGGCGACCTCGGGCACATCCGGGTGGACGCCTCGTCGACCGCCCGGTGCATGTGCGGGGCACAGGGCTGCCTGGCCGCGCTCGCCAGCGGCGCGGCACTCGCCGAACGGCTGCGCGCGGCGGGCGTGCCCGCGTCGTCCAGCCGGGAGTTCGTCGAGCAGGTGGCGGCCGGATCGCCCGAGGCCGCCGCGCTGGCGCGGGAAGCCGGTCAGCTGGTGGGGGAGGTGCTGAGCACGGTGGTGTGCCTGGTCAACCCGCAGGTGCTGGTGCTGGCGGGCGACCTCGCCGAGACGCAGTTCGTCACCGGGGTGCGCGAGGTGCTGTACCAGCGCGCGCTGCCGAGGGCCACGCGGAACCTGAAGGTGGTGACCAGCGATCTCGGCGACCGGGCCGGGGTGCTGGGCCTGCGCGCGATGGTGGTGGAGTCGGTGTACTCGCCCGAAGCGGTGGACCGCGCGCTCGGGTCTTGA
- a CDS encoding acyl-CoA synthetase, with translation MPTAFSPETADAIARARQHSVGDLLRRTALRYPDKLAVVSGDRRVTFAEFDAAVNRCAHTLAARGLVKGDRLALLSHNCWEFAVLVFATAKLGVVLVPVNFMLGAEEVAYILRHAGVSGMVAEGALVDTANHALALAELDDVPRARISGGAHDQPGWEEVTDWIEEPGDVSAPDVLVTDDDPLRLMYTSGTESRPKGVMLSSRSLLAQYVSCAIDGSMTADDVEVHSLPLYHCAQLDCFFSVDVYLGATSVILPGPDPAALLAAVEREGATKLFAPPTVWISLLRHENFDRTDLSSLRKGYYGASPMPVEVLRELRERLPEVEFWNFYGQTEMAPLATILRPHEQLPKAGSAGRPSINVETAIVDEQDNPLPPGQVGEIVHRSPHATLGYYEDEEKTAAAFRGGWFHSGDLGVLDEDGYLSVVDRKKDMIKTGGENVASREVEEAVYLLDGVAEVAVFGISHPHWIEAVTAVVVPREGAALTEEGVLAHVRERLAGYKCPKYVVFAEALPKNPSGKILKRELREKHAGLAQKA, from the coding sequence ATGCCCACTGCCTTCTCGCCGGAAACCGCCGACGCCATCGCCCGCGCCCGCCAGCACTCGGTCGGTGATCTGCTGCGCCGCACCGCGCTGCGGTACCCGGACAAGCTCGCGGTGGTCTCCGGCGACCGGCGGGTGACCTTCGCCGAGTTCGACGCCGCGGTGAACCGGTGCGCGCACACGCTGGCCGCGCGCGGGCTGGTCAAGGGCGACCGGCTGGCGCTGCTGAGCCACAACTGCTGGGAGTTCGCGGTGCTGGTGTTCGCCACCGCGAAGCTCGGCGTGGTGCTCGTTCCGGTGAACTTCATGCTGGGCGCCGAGGAGGTGGCCTACATCCTGCGGCACGCCGGGGTGAGCGGCATGGTCGCCGAGGGCGCGCTGGTCGACACCGCGAACCACGCCCTGGCGCTGGCCGAGCTGGACGACGTGCCGCGGGCCCGCATCTCCGGCGGCGCGCACGACCAGCCCGGCTGGGAGGAGGTCACCGACTGGATCGAGGAGCCCGGTGACGTCAGCGCGCCGGACGTGCTGGTCACCGACGACGACCCGCTGCGCCTGATGTACACCTCGGGCACCGAATCGCGGCCGAAGGGCGTGATGCTGTCGAGCCGGTCGCTGCTGGCGCAGTACGTCTCGTGCGCGATCGACGGCAGCATGACCGCCGACGACGTCGAGGTGCACTCGCTGCCGCTGTACCACTGCGCGCAGCTGGACTGCTTCTTCTCCGTCGACGTCTACCTGGGCGCGACCAGCGTGATCCTGCCCGGCCCGGACCCGGCCGCGCTGCTCGCGGCGGTCGAGCGGGAGGGCGCCACGAAGCTGTTCGCCCCGCCGACGGTGTGGATTTCCCTGCTGCGGCACGAGAACTTCGATCGCACTGATCTGTCCAGCCTGCGCAAGGGTTACTACGGCGCGTCGCCGATGCCGGTGGAGGTGCTGCGCGAGCTGCGGGAGCGGTTGCCGGAGGTGGAGTTCTGGAACTTCTACGGGCAGACCGAGATGGCGCCGCTGGCGACCATTCTGCGTCCGCACGAGCAGCTGCCGAAGGCCGGTTCGGCCGGGCGGCCGTCGATCAACGTGGAGACCGCGATCGTGGACGAGCAGGACAACCCCCTGCCGCCGGGGCAGGTCGGCGAGATCGTGCACCGCAGTCCACACGCGACGCTGGGGTACTACGAGGACGAGGAGAAGACGGCCGCGGCGTTCCGCGGTGGCTGGTTCCACTCCGGTGACTTGGGTGTGCTGGACGAGGACGGGTATCTGTCCGTTGTGGACCGGAAGAAGGACATGATCAAGACCGGGGGCGAGAACGTGGCCAGCCGGGAGGTCGAGGAGGCGGTGTACCTGCTCGACGGGGTGGCGGAGGTGGCGGTGTTCGGGATCAGCCACCCGCACTGGATCGAGGCGGTGACCGCGGTCGTGGTGCCCCGCGAAGGGGCGGCGCTGACGGAGGAGGGGGTACTGGCGCACGTACGGGAGCGGCTGGCGGGGTACAAGTGCCCCAAGTACGTGGTGTTCGCCGAGGCGCTGCCGAAGAACCCGAGCGGGAAGATCCTGAAGCGGGAGTTGCGGGAGAAGCACGCGGGCCTCGCGCAGAAAGCCTGA
- a CDS encoding MarR family winged helix-turn-helix transcriptional regulator yields MKGAELGRELSTAVVAFHEAIGARLGVSAVDQRAYALIGKLGPLSAGALAKEIGLTPGAVTGMVDRLERAGLVHRTPDPDDRRRVVISTAGGGARVFGAAFAGLGGAMEELISGYREEEQRAIEDYVRRTVDILREQTRKLASGQDT; encoded by the coding sequence GTGAAGGGCGCGGAGCTGGGACGTGAGCTGAGCACCGCCGTGGTCGCGTTCCACGAGGCCATCGGCGCGCGGCTGGGGGTGAGCGCGGTCGACCAGCGGGCGTACGCGCTGATCGGGAAGCTGGGGCCGTTGTCGGCGGGCGCGCTGGCGAAGGAGATCGGACTGACGCCGGGGGCGGTCACCGGCATGGTGGACCGGCTGGAGCGGGCAGGGCTGGTCCACCGCACCCCCGACCCCGACGACCGCCGGCGGGTGGTGATCAGCACCGCGGGCGGGGGCGCGCGGGTGTTCGGGGCAGCGTTCGCGGGCCTCGGCGGGGCGATGGAGGAGCTGATCAGCGGTTACCGCGAGGAGGAGCAACGAGCCATCGAAGACTACGTCCGGCGCACGGTCGACATCCTGCGGGAGCAGACACGGAAACTGGCTTCGGGCCAGGACACTTGA
- a CDS encoding DUF1801 domain-containing protein yields the protein MSYPRGSIAGMADSDDLTALVGSADERLESAVKWGRLTFTLGGDWHHWLCAIAAPKSGTRLVFHKGVLLDDPAGLLAGSGRYVREIPAGIALDHPEEVRALIRSAIDHQTDL from the coding sequence ATGTCGTACCCGCGGGGCAGCATCGCGGGCATGGCGGATTCGGACGATCTGACGGCACTGGTCGGCTCGGCGGACGAGCGGCTGGAGAGCGCGGTGAAGTGGGGGCGCCTGACCTTCACCCTCGGCGGCGACTGGCACCACTGGCTCTGCGCCATCGCCGCGCCGAAGAGCGGTACGCGCCTGGTCTTCCACAAGGGCGTCCTGCTCGACGACCCGGCGGGCCTCCTCGCCGGCTCGGGCCGGTACGTCCGCGAGATCCCGGCCGGGATCGCCCTCGACCACCCGGAGGAGGTGCGTGCCCTGATCCGTTCGGCCATCGACCACCAGACCGACCTCTAG
- a CDS encoding linear amide C-N hydrolase, protein MFRTAFALVVALVLALPLSACQPAPAVPAPPPGPSDAAVTLASLRRLDDHPLWTMTFRGGYDRYTGMTATQPEFGCSLFTAHGDPANPLFARNFDYPHQPALLLFTAPPDGYASVSLVDTSNLGLTSEVDFATEAGRQALLNAPLLPYDGMNAKGLAIGMATTPTAEPTRHPGRTSAGGIRIMRLALDEAATVDEALAVFERHNLDFTAGPPLHYLVADAAGQAAVIEFVDGAMVVHRQAGPWQALVNFELTGTDEPTRQADPRYATASRALSTSDGRLDQAQAMDLLSQVRQGHTQWSVVYGQKTGEIRIATGRRYDTVHTFHLPMG, encoded by the coding sequence GTGTTCCGGACCGCGTTCGCCCTGGTAGTGGCCCTGGTGCTGGCCCTGCCGCTGAGCGCGTGCCAGCCCGCGCCCGCCGTCCCCGCGCCACCGCCGGGACCGTCCGACGCGGCCGTGACGCTGGCCAGCCTGCGCCGGCTCGACGACCACCCGCTCTGGACGATGACCTTCCGCGGCGGCTACGACCGCTACACCGGCATGACGGCAACGCAGCCGGAGTTCGGCTGCTCGCTGTTCACCGCCCACGGCGACCCGGCGAACCCGCTGTTCGCCCGCAACTTCGACTACCCGCACCAGCCCGCGTTGCTGTTGTTCACCGCTCCCCCGGACGGCTACGCGTCGGTCTCGCTGGTCGACACGTCCAATCTCGGGCTGACCAGCGAGGTCGACTTCGCCACCGAGGCGGGCAGGCAGGCCCTGCTCAACGCGCCGCTGCTGCCCTACGACGGGATGAACGCGAAGGGCCTGGCCATCGGCATGGCCACCACGCCCACCGCCGAGCCGACGCGGCACCCCGGCCGGACCTCGGCGGGCGGCATCCGCATCATGCGCCTGGCCCTGGACGAGGCGGCCACGGTCGACGAGGCGCTCGCCGTGTTCGAGCGGCACAACCTGGACTTCACCGCCGGGCCGCCCCTGCACTACCTGGTCGCCGACGCGGCCGGGCAGGCCGCGGTGATCGAGTTCGTCGACGGCGCCATGGTGGTGCACCGGCAGGCGGGCCCGTGGCAGGCGCTGGTGAACTTCGAACTGACCGGTACCGACGAACCCACCCGGCAGGCCGACCCGCGCTACGCCACCGCGAGCCGCGCCCTGAGCACGTCCGATGGCCGCCTGGACCAGGCGCAGGCGATGGACCTCCTCTCCCAGGTACGGCAGGGACACACGCAGTGGTCGGTGGTCTACGGGCAGAAGACCGGCGAAATCCGCATCGCCACCGGACGGCGTTACGACACCGTGCACACCTTCCACCTGCCGATGGGCTAG
- a CDS encoding SDR family NAD(P)-dependent oxidoreductase — protein sequence MNLRNKNAVIYGAGGSIGGGVAREFAGRGARVFLTGRHEPALTKLADEVREAGGQADVAVVDALDETAVDDHAAAVVREAGSLDISLNLVTRGDIQGIPLVEMSVEDYVGPITTGITTNFITARAAARHMIKQGSGAILALDSGSAQGSPMMGATGSIDAALDTFIRNLAVEIGPHGVRALGIWVAGVPETFTPEKLAAVNEQLAGPEQLENVLNALTEARMTKRSPRLAEVAATLAFLASDDAMGITGTFVNATSMFPS from the coding sequence ATGAACCTGCGGAACAAGAACGCGGTCATCTACGGCGCCGGCGGCTCGATCGGCGGTGGCGTCGCCAGGGAGTTCGCCGGGCGCGGCGCCCGTGTCTTCCTGACCGGGCGCCACGAACCCGCGCTGACCAAGCTCGCCGACGAGGTCAGGGAGGCCGGCGGACAGGCCGACGTCGCCGTCGTCGACGCCCTCGACGAAACCGCGGTCGACGACCACGCGGCGGCCGTCGTGCGCGAAGCGGGCAGCCTCGACATCTCGCTCAACCTCGTCACCCGGGGCGACATCCAGGGCATCCCGCTCGTGGAGATGTCGGTCGAGGACTACGTCGGCCCGATCACCACCGGCATCACCACCAACTTCATCACCGCCCGCGCGGCCGCCCGGCACATGATCAAGCAGGGCTCCGGCGCCATCCTCGCCCTCGACAGCGGGTCCGCCCAGGGCAGCCCGATGATGGGCGCGACCGGCTCGATCGACGCCGCGCTGGACACCTTCATCCGCAACCTGGCGGTGGAGATCGGCCCGCACGGCGTCCGCGCGCTCGGCATCTGGGTGGCGGGCGTCCCGGAGACCTTCACCCCCGAGAAGCTCGCCGCGGTCAACGAGCAGCTGGCCGGGCCGGAACAGCTGGAGAACGTGCTCAACGCCCTCACCGAGGCCCGGATGACCAAACGCTCCCCCCGGCTGGCGGAGGTCGCCGCCACCCTGGCGTTCCTCGCCTCGGACGACGCCATGGGCATCACCGGCACGTTCGTCAACGCCACCAGCATGTTCCCCAGCTGA
- a CDS encoding sigma-70 family RNA polymerase sigma factor, with product MTGPACANCGRPLPPKPGARGRTALYCSAACRQQAYRSRRAPAPDVTALITEVGQVANRLAPQPPDTFAADLSELTSAVARLRRIAQLTLRAKEEEQIVTEEPVTEIVDEVAFAGRIEEHQRELRVHCYRMVGSYDDAEDLVQETFLRAWRGRDGFEGRSSFRAWLYRIATNTCLDFLRRNKRAPLPYDELPGVEQLGGPPQFLPWLQPYPDAQLDELAETRETMELVFLAAIQHLPPKQRAVVILNDVLGWKAAETAELLETSVASVTSALQRARPTLRERLPERRADWTRATAPTEEEQAVLRRYMAAATGDGDVRAMAELLREDVLLTMPPNPLWFSGRDTLLEFVSQSLDPASPTYFGSWKHLPATANRLPAAAGYVRRPGTRIYRAQVLDVLRIEDGKVAEITAFEPHLFPAFGLPLTLT from the coding sequence ATGACCGGACCGGCCTGCGCGAACTGCGGCCGCCCGCTGCCACCGAAGCCGGGGGCGCGCGGGCGCACGGCGCTCTACTGCTCGGCTGCCTGCCGCCAGCAGGCCTACCGGTCGCGGCGCGCGCCCGCGCCCGACGTGACGGCCCTGATCACCGAGGTCGGGCAGGTGGCGAACCGGCTGGCACCCCAGCCTCCGGACACCTTCGCCGCCGATCTCAGCGAGCTGACCTCGGCCGTCGCCCGGTTGCGGCGCATCGCCCAGCTCACGCTGCGGGCGAAGGAAGAGGAGCAAATCGTCACCGAGGAGCCGGTGACGGAAATCGTGGACGAGGTCGCCTTCGCCGGCCGGATCGAGGAGCACCAGCGGGAACTGCGGGTGCACTGCTACCGCATGGTCGGCTCCTACGACGACGCGGAGGACCTGGTCCAGGAGACCTTCCTGCGGGCGTGGCGCGGCCGTGACGGCTTCGAAGGCCGGTCCAGCTTCCGCGCGTGGCTCTACCGCATCGCCACCAACACCTGCCTGGACTTCCTGCGCCGCAACAAACGGGCCCCGCTCCCCTACGACGAGCTGCCGGGCGTCGAGCAACTGGGCGGGCCACCCCAGTTCCTGCCCTGGTTGCAGCCCTATCCCGACGCCCAGCTCGACGAGCTCGCGGAGACCAGGGAGACGATGGAACTGGTCTTCCTCGCCGCCATCCAGCACCTGCCGCCGAAGCAGCGGGCGGTGGTGATCCTCAACGACGTGCTCGGGTGGAAGGCCGCGGAAACCGCCGAGCTGCTGGAAACCAGCGTCGCTTCGGTCACCAGCGCCCTCCAGCGCGCCCGGCCCACCCTGCGCGAGCGGCTGCCGGAACGCCGTGCCGACTGGACGCGAGCGACCGCGCCGACCGAAGAGGAGCAGGCGGTCCTGCGGCGCTACATGGCCGCCGCCACCGGCGATGGTGACGTCCGCGCCATGGCCGAACTCCTCCGCGAGGACGTGCTGCTCACGATGCCGCCGAACCCGCTGTGGTTCTCCGGCCGGGACACCCTGCTCGAGTTCGTCAGCCAGTCCCTCGATCCCGCCTCCCCCACCTACTTCGGTTCCTGGAAACACCTTCCGGCCACGGCGAACCGGCTGCCCGCGGCGGCCGGGTACGTCCGGCGGCCCGGCACCCGGATCTACCGGGCGCAGGTGCTCGACGTGCTCCGGATCGAGGACGGGAAGGTCGCCGAGATCACCGCGTTCGAACCGCACCTGTTCCCCGCGTTCGGATTGCCGCTGACGCTCACCTGA
- a CDS encoding NUDIX domain-containing protein has product MGTAEKHLVYCWIERDGEVLFLRRTEGTFHGGRWELPGGTVEPGEPMEQAAVREAAEETGLTVRITGERSHHSWMDVTGRDLRVHARIYTAADSAGDVVLNPAEHQDHAWLAPARAADLDLLPHVRETLTR; this is encoded by the coding sequence ATGGGGACCGCGGAGAAGCACCTGGTGTACTGCTGGATCGAACGCGACGGCGAGGTGCTGTTCCTCCGCCGCACCGAAGGCACCTTCCACGGCGGCCGCTGGGAGTTGCCCGGCGGCACGGTCGAACCGGGCGAGCCGATGGAACAGGCCGCCGTGCGCGAGGCCGCCGAGGAGACCGGGCTGACCGTCCGCATCACCGGCGAGCGCAGCCACCACAGCTGGATGGACGTCACCGGCCGCGACCTGCGGGTGCACGCCCGGATCTACACCGCCGCCGACAGCGCCGGTGATGTGGTGCTCAACCCCGCCGAACACCAGGACCACGCCTGGCTGGCGCCCGCGCGTGCCGCCGACCTGGACCTGTTGCCGCACGTGCGGGAGACGCTCACCCGCTGA